The Quercus robur chromosome 7, dhQueRobu3.1, whole genome shotgun sequence genome has a segment encoding these proteins:
- the LOC126692892 gene encoding probable L-type lectin-domain containing receptor kinase S.5 → MWFSQVVKSLFLVVLLGGTLTQVGCFSFNYPEFQNGDSQLILSKNSYIVMNAIQVTPDVSKASIENLSGRAFYWKPFRLWSKSKSLTTANFSTTFVLRISPHTTPGGEGLSFILAADTTLPQNSEGQWLGIVNASTNGSAKANVVAVEFDTRQSFQEDIDDNHVGLDVNSIYSFKQVSLTNLGVNLSSDSDITATVQYDGKNMTVYVDSKLVFSLPFNLSQYLPEEVFVGFSASTSNVTELNCIRSWKFSGSDIDDDDDLELLWLWITVSAAVLVLSGIVFYLYWQRKQALYAEDPYPGLEDQIKGSSMAPRKFLLKELRKATGNFNPKNKLGKGGFGTVYKGLLANKEVAVKRVSKNSSQGKQEFIAEVTTIGSLHHKNLVRLIGWCYERRELLLVYEFMPNSSLDKFIFGDEKLGMEEPTLTWEKRHIIIHGVAEALDYLHNGCEKTVLHRDIKASNIMLDSEFNARLGDFGLARTIQQRGKTHHSTIEIAGTPGYMAPETFLISRATVETDVYSFGVLVQEVLCGRKPGNQIELADYNNSIVYWLWELHSKGRILDAVDSRLNKEFDEEEMSCMLVLALACCQPNPHKRPSMKTVLQVLTGEVPPPLVPTERPAFVWPAMPPSFKEDSGISFSKSQLSPFTELSGR, encoded by the coding sequence ATGTGGTTTTCACAGGTTGTTAAGTCCCTTTTTCTAGTAGTCCTCTTGGGTGGAACTCTCACTCAAGTAGGGTGCTTTAGTTTTAATTATCCAGAGTTCCAAAATGGAGATTCTCAACTGATTCTGTcgaaaaattcatatattgtgATGAATGCTATTCAAGTTACACCAGATGTTAGTAAAGCTTCTATTGAAAATCTTTCTGGGCGTGCCTTTTACTGGAAGCCATTCAGATTATGGAGCAAGAGCAAAAGTTTGACTACAGCAAATTTCAGTACCACTTTTGTACTTAGAATCAGTCCTCACACAACTCCAGGAGGCGAAGGCTTGAGCTTCATATTAGCTGCAGACACCACACTTCCACAGAACAGCGAAGGTCAATGGCTTGGGATTGTAAACGCAAGCACAAATGGATCCGCTAAAGCTAATGTGGTGGCAGTTGAATTTGACACAAGACAGAGCTTTCAAGAAGATATCGATGATAACCATGTTGGCTTGGATGTAAATAGCATCTACTCATTCAAACAAGTCTCTTTAACCAACCTTGGTGTCAATCTTTCTTCAGACTCTGATATAACGGCAACGGTTCAGTATGATGGCAAAAACATGACTGTGTATGTTGATTCCAAGCTAGTATTTTCTCTGCCTTTTAATCTCTCCCAGTATCTTCCGGAGGAGGTTTTTGTGGGATTCTCAGCTTCAACAAGCAATGTCACCGAACTCAACTGCATAAGATCATGGAAATTCTCCGGTTCGgatattgatgatgatgatgatttagAGTTGCTGTGGTTATGGATCACAGTATCAGCTGCAGTGCTTGTGTTAAGCGGGATTGTCTTTTACTTGTATTGGCAGAGGAAACAGGCTTTATATGCAGAGGATCCATATCCAGGGCTAGAAGACCAGATCAAAGGGTCCTCTATGGCTCCAAGGAAATTCCTACTAAAAGAGCTGAGAAAAGCAACAGgcaacttcaaccccaaaaacAAGCTTGGAAAAGGTGGCTTTGGAACGGTCTATAAGGGACTATTGGCAAATAAGGAGGTAGCTGTCAAGCGAGTCTCAAAGAATTCAAGTCAAGGCAAGCAAGAATTTATAGCAGAAGTCACAACAATCGGCAGCCTCCATCACAAGAATCTTGTGAGATTGATCGGATGGTGCTATGAAAGGCGTGAGCTCCTTCTCGTTTATGAGTTCATGCCAAACAGTAGCCTTGACAAGTTTATATTTGGCGATGAGAAACTAGGCATGGAGGAACCAACACTCACCTGGGAGAAAAGGCACATCATAATTCATGGGGTAGCTGAGGCACTGGATTATCTTCATAACGGATGTGAAAAGACAGTGCTTCATCGAGACATAAAAGCTAGCAATATTATGTTAGACTCAGAGTTCAATGCCAGGCTTGGAGATTTTGGACTAGCTCGTACTATTCAACAAAGGGGAAAAACGCACCACTCAACAATAGAGATTGCAGGAACACCAGGATATATGGCTCCAGAAACGTTTCTTATTAGTAGGGCAACTGTTGAGACAGATGTCTATTCATTTGGTGTTCTTGTACAAGAAGTTCTCTGTGGAAGGAAGCCAGGAAATCAAATTGAATTGGCCGACTACAACAACAGCATTGTGTATTGGCTATGGGAACTTCACAGTAAAGGAAGGATCCTTGATGCTGTTGATTCAAGATTGAACAAGGAATTTGATGAGGAAGAAATGTCATGCATGCTTGTTTTGGCATTGGCCTGTTGTCAACCAAATCCAcacaagagaccctccatgaaaACCGTTTTACAGGTACTTACAGGGGAAGTGCCTCCACCGCTGGTGCCCACAGAAAGACCTGCTTTCGTGTGGCCTGCCATGCCTCCTTCATTCAAAGAGGACTCCGGAATCTCTTTCTCCAAAAGCCAACTTTCCCCTTTCACAGAACTCTCAGGGAGATGA